From Methanococcus maripaludis, one genomic window encodes:
- a CDS encoding iron-sulfur cluster biosynthesis family protein: MIPVTISEEAMEFINEKINETGSKDLIVFFEGFGUGGPKFGIDIASKIVETDEKIYDEDFRIFIDKMARQVLNEVYIIVKKSVFSGKYLAVKGAGGCC; encoded by the coding sequence ATGATCCCTGTAACAATTTCTGAAGAAGCAATGGAGTTTATAAACGAAAAAATAAACGAAACTGGTTCAAAAGACTTGATCGTGTTTTTCGAAGGTTTTGGTTGAGGTGGTCCTAAGTTCGGGATCGACATCGCAAGCAAAATCGTCGAAACGGATGAAAAAATTTACGATGAAGATTTCAGAATCTTTATCGACAAAATGGCTAGACAGGTATTAAACGAAGTATATATCATCGTGAAAAAATCCGTTTTCAGCGGAAAATACCTGGCAGTAAAAGGAGCAGGTGGCTGCTGTTAA